The following proteins come from a genomic window of Gynuella sunshinyii YC6258:
- a CDS encoding penicillin-binding protein activator LpoB yields MKALSYLSLSLVLMLSACASQPKLERVDASKEIELTDKWNARDSREVAEAMMDDMLSFPWYLDFRMSRDDAMPRVIVQTIRNKSHEHIPVDTFINDIKRSLLRSGKIDFVAGGAERDDIRDEKLDQELNSSADTLKALGQEYGADYALTGEINSYVDSLNSKRVTYYQVDLKLIDILTNREVWIGQKKIQKLMTR; encoded by the coding sequence ATGAAAGCTTTGTCTTATCTGTCTTTGTCACTTGTGCTAATGCTGTCAGCATGTGCCAGTCAACCCAAGCTTGAACGAGTGGATGCCAGCAAAGAAATTGAATTGACCGATAAATGGAATGCCCGCGATTCGAGAGAAGTGGCCGAAGCCATGATGGATGATATGCTGAGCTTTCCATGGTATCTGGATTTTCGCATGAGTCGTGACGATGCCATGCCCAGAGTAATCGTTCAGACCATCCGCAATAAATCCCATGAGCACATTCCGGTGGATACCTTCATCAACGACATCAAACGCAGCCTGTTGCGTTCCGGTAAGATTGATTTTGTGGCCGGTGGTGCGGAGCGGGATGACATCCGTGATGAAAAACTGGATCAGGAGCTCAATTCATCGGCAGATACTTTAAAGGCATTAGGTCAGGAATATGGGGCGGATTATGCGCTGACCGGTGAAATCAATTCCTATGTTGACAGTCTGAATTCCAAACGGGTGACCTATTATCAGGTGGACCTGAAGCTGATTGATATTTTGACCAATCGTGAAGTCTGGATCGGTCAGAAAAAAATACAGAAACTGATGACCCGGTAG
- a CDS encoding LPP20 family lipoprotein: MRRVGYLLLLVLLGGCQTTPEVPSTQTDVEAAEQWPDWITQLPVRADWVYGTGSAEWTDDPVQAAQMARDRARLDLQKSLRSSVSGSTTIFLSDSNGAVNKDIQQKLRSEVTAVELQNIQVLKTFTSDQQHQVFVLVGLDKSEEAQVTASRIEELDRALSTWLADYSKNTVKQLQYNSAYLRIVEQRRQLLETYRLVSGREWQSEQNDQSWKIMASTRELFSRIKIEIREYQDNVALGRQVAQALSEYGYGSLIASSHGNLMLSINSEQSLVQKQDIYYLFLEANFEVSASDNIVRAGAVSAKGVGGTEAIASNKAMNAMAQKLSAEILKYLLP; the protein is encoded by the coding sequence ATGCGACGTGTAGGATATTTGCTGTTGCTGGTACTTCTGGGCGGGTGTCAGACCACCCCGGAAGTGCCATCAACCCAGACGGATGTAGAAGCCGCTGAACAATGGCCGGACTGGATCACTCAGTTACCGGTCAGAGCCGATTGGGTATATGGTACCGGAAGTGCCGAATGGACAGATGATCCAGTTCAGGCAGCGCAAATGGCTCGTGACAGAGCCCGGCTGGACCTGCAGAAAAGTCTGAGATCGTCCGTCTCCGGATCAACCACCATTTTCCTCAGCGATAGTAATGGCGCGGTGAATAAAGACATACAGCAGAAATTGCGCAGCGAAGTCACAGCAGTTGAGCTGCAAAATATTCAGGTGCTGAAAACATTTACCTCGGATCAGCAGCATCAGGTGTTCGTGCTGGTTGGCCTGGATAAATCCGAGGAGGCACAGGTCACGGCTTCCCGTATCGAAGAGTTGGACAGGGCATTGTCCACGTGGCTGGCGGATTACTCCAAGAATACTGTCAAACAGCTGCAATATAACTCCGCCTACCTGCGCATTGTCGAGCAGCGCCGACAGTTACTTGAGACTTATCGTCTGGTATCTGGCCGGGAATGGCAGTCGGAGCAGAATGACCAGTCCTGGAAAATAATGGCCAGTACCCGTGAGTTGTTTTCCCGCATCAAAATTGAGATTCGTGAGTATCAGGATAATGTGGCACTCGGTCGTCAGGTTGCCCAGGCTCTGAGTGAATATGGTTATGGATCGCTGATCGCCAGCAGTCATGGCAACCTGATGCTAAGCATTAACAGTGAGCAGAGCCTGGTGCAGAAACAGGATATTTATTATCTGTTTCTGGAAGCTAATTTCGAAGTGTCAGCCAGTGATAATATTGTCCGGGCAGGCGCTGTTTCTGCTAAAGGGGTTGGTGGTACGGAGGCCATAGCATCCAATAAAGCAATGAATGCAATGGCACAAAAGTTAAGTGCCGAGATTCTGAAATACCTGTTACCCTGA
- a CDS encoding ABC transporter permease subunit, with protein MSNTFRALLKSFVLAVVMLMMVTAMAIYCVTQQTLFPLVLAAVLLSVVAVWRIHETGSILLAPLILVIVLVTVLPVAYSLGVSFTNYSSSHVLSQQALKVELLNRLVIRDDQEGFGYDLVTMPDDGLKLRVQNVSADESYLSESFSPSSENDVLSLLEHGPEPGFLPLADESLDHPWLKSIRLRTPEQDVLIYHDGRFYPGQPAYQLQPDGALLETTSGIRYQIDRQRGFYVSDTDRVLTPGFITIVGWSNYVRLFTDPDLALPLLQVLCWSLILASTTVAATFVIGLVLGALINYPGLSFRNLYRTLLVLPVAVPVVISSQMFKGLLGSGYGDINRLLGYLYKQELPWFDDPWLSRALVIVVNIWICYPICFIASEKLLQRLPVAIIEHATLDGVHWYRKWWNLRLPILLRELLPLLSIIFAFSFNNLTLVQLLTDGAPVIFGSNPAVGSTDTLVHWNYHMVFDDDRFNFGLASALASCLFLLMGAWILIHTRLRRSERDIERGMQESINVKAG; from the coding sequence ATGTCGAACACGTTCAGGGCGTTGTTGAAATCTTTTGTGCTGGCCGTTGTCATGTTGATGATGGTCACGGCCATGGCAATTTACTGTGTTACCCAGCAGACCTTGTTTCCTTTGGTTCTGGCGGCAGTGCTGTTGTCAGTGGTTGCTGTCTGGCGTATACACGAGACTGGCAGCATCTTGCTGGCGCCGTTGATTCTGGTGATTGTACTGGTGACGGTATTACCGGTTGCCTATTCTCTGGGTGTCAGTTTTACCAATTATTCCTCTTCACATGTACTCAGCCAGCAGGCGCTGAAAGTCGAGCTGTTAAACCGATTGGTTATTCGTGACGATCAGGAAGGTTTCGGTTATGACCTGGTAACAATGCCGGATGATGGGTTGAAGCTGCGTGTGCAGAATGTTTCTGCGGATGAGTCCTACCTCTCTGAGTCATTTTCGCCGTCATCAGAGAACGATGTTTTGTCACTGCTGGAGCATGGCCCGGAACCTGGATTCCTGCCTCTGGCAGATGAATCTCTGGATCATCCCTGGCTTAAAAGTATCCGCCTGCGCACGCCGGAACAGGATGTTCTGATCTACCACGATGGACGGTTTTATCCTGGGCAGCCCGCATACCAGTTACAGCCCGATGGGGCATTGCTGGAGACCACTTCCGGAATACGCTACCAGATCGATAGACAGCGTGGTTTTTACGTAAGTGACACGGACAGAGTACTGACACCAGGTTTTATTACCATTGTGGGCTGGAGTAACTATGTCCGGCTGTTCACCGACCCCGATCTGGCGTTGCCATTGTTACAAGTATTGTGTTGGTCTCTGATTCTGGCATCAACCACCGTCGCAGCAACTTTTGTGATCGGACTGGTGCTGGGGGCATTGATAAACTATCCCGGTTTGTCATTTCGAAATCTGTACCGGACGTTACTGGTATTGCCGGTGGCCGTTCCGGTTGTCATCAGCAGTCAGATGTTTAAAGGTCTGTTGGGGAGCGGTTATGGTGATATCAATCGATTGCTGGGATATTTATATAAACAGGAACTGCCCTGGTTCGATGACCCCTGGTTAAGCCGTGCGTTGGTCATTGTCGTCAACATATGGATTTGCTATCCGATCTGTTTTATTGCCAGTGAGAAATTACTGCAACGCCTGCCGGTTGCGATCATTGAACATGCCACGCTGGATGGTGTCCATTGGTATCGCAAATGGTGGAACCTGCGGTTACCGATTTTGCTGCGGGAGTTATTGCCTTTACTGTCTATCATCTTTGCCTTTTCCTTTAATAATCTGACGCTGGTGCAGCTGCTGACAGACGGAGCTCCCGTCATTTTTGGCTCCAATCCGGCAGTTGGTTCCACTGATACGCTGGTGCACTGGAATTATCATATGGTATTTGATGATGACCGGTTTAACTTCGGTCTTGCCAGTGCACTCGCGAGTTGTCTGTTTTTACTGATGGGAGCCTGGATTTTAATTCATACTCGTTTGCGACGTTCCGAGCGGGATATTGAGCGTGGTATGCAGGAGAGCATCAATGTTAAGGCGGGTTAA
- a CDS encoding ABC transporter permease subunit gives MLRRVNALWVHLLLCGFILLVLSPMLMLISVSFRQGNFAVDEWIPKQPTLEHWYVALGQKYVGVIERELRFKKSTIVFDNGFGEVRLSRRGSWLFTPASEPEVSYLPQRLKIGLLLKKGETQSARYTQLLELVAEMPDRMQNGVIYIVPDMVAEGELLIGDLSKGDIHAVFDELYVREPEYKIVNWLINSLMVSVATAVISILIATPAALELSQIHSHRHRSLSTMLRGVLFFPSVLYLPVLFIIARTFGGLNNLWTLVIFNLTMVIFSVWLLKYAFRSVTLKMRQMAIVDGAGLWGQFRYLYLPICARAFVMVALCSFIASINEYPLASVLLTAPDVFTMSIGATQFINDEHIQWGDFAAFALLCSLPVVILMLLLVRYLPDILIPKYHE, from the coding sequence ATGTTAAGGCGGGTTAATGCGCTGTGGGTTCATTTGCTGCTGTGTGGATTTATATTGCTGGTCTTGTCACCTATGCTGATGCTGATTTCAGTGTCATTCCGACAAGGTAACTTTGCAGTCGATGAGTGGATTCCCAAACAACCGACTCTGGAACACTGGTATGTGGCTCTCGGCCAGAAATATGTTGGTGTTATTGAGCGGGAGCTACGCTTCAAAAAAAGCACGATAGTATTTGATAACGGCTTTGGTGAGGTCAGACTGAGTCGGCGGGGGAGTTGGCTGTTTACCCCGGCAAGTGAGCCAGAAGTTTCATATCTGCCTCAGCGACTGAAGATAGGCTTGCTGTTAAAAAAGGGGGAGACACAATCGGCCAGGTACACTCAGCTTCTGGAGCTGGTTGCGGAAATGCCGGATAGAATGCAGAACGGCGTGATATATATTGTTCCGGATATGGTGGCTGAGGGTGAACTGTTGATTGGTGATTTGAGTAAAGGAGATATCCATGCCGTATTCGATGAGTTATATGTTCGGGAACCCGAATATAAAATAGTTAATTGGCTTATAAATTCGCTGATGGTCAGTGTGGCCACGGCAGTTATTTCCATCCTGATTGCAACACCTGCGGCACTGGAACTCAGCCAGATTCACAGTCATCGGCATCGTTCACTATCGACCATGTTGCGTGGCGTGCTGTTTTTCCCGAGTGTGCTTTACCTGCCAGTGTTGTTTATCATTGCCCGCACGTTTGGGGGGCTTAACAACCTCTGGACTCTGGTGATTTTCAATCTGACCATGGTGATCTTCAGTGTCTGGTTGTTGAAGTATGCCTTCAGGAGTGTCACTCTTAAAATGCGCCAAATGGCCATTGTTGATGGTGCCGGACTATGGGGGCAGTTCCGTTATCTGTATCTGCCTATCTGTGCACGTGCCTTTGTAATGGTTGCTTTGTGTTCGTTTATAGCGTCCATAAATGAGTATCCATTGGCGTCAGTACTGTTAACCGCGCCAGACGTGTTTACCATGAGTATCGGAGCGACACAGTTTATCAACGACGAACATATTCAGTGGGGGGATTTTGCAGCCTTTGCGTTGTTGTGTTCGTTGCCCGTTGTTATCCTGATGTTGCTTCTGGTTCGTTACCTTCCAGATATTCTTATTCCTAAATACCACGAATGA
- a CDS encoding Hsp20/alpha crystallin family protein, translating into MDLQRINPWNWFKHEEQSQLPINKTDPSILSGSRSEYPLLSMHQEMDRWFDNALRQFGFPSLSSRLGDEVGRLVKADFRPKLDISSDEKSYQISLEAPGMKQDDMNIQLKDGVLTITGQKQEEKEEKDRHYYRVERSYGSFCRTLAVPHDVIEEEIQASMKDGVLKLTLPRREGVEEHDVKKIEIH; encoded by the coding sequence ATGGATCTTCAGAGAATCAATCCCTGGAACTGGTTTAAACATGAAGAGCAGAGCCAGCTTCCGATCAATAAAACCGATCCGTCCATTCTGTCTGGCAGTCGTTCAGAGTACCCGTTGTTATCGATGCATCAGGAAATGGATCGTTGGTTTGACAATGCCCTGCGGCAATTCGGTTTTCCATCCCTTTCCAGTCGTTTGGGTGATGAAGTGGGACGCTTGGTTAAAGCCGATTTTCGTCCAAAACTGGATATCTCCAGCGATGAAAAAAGTTATCAGATTTCCCTCGAAGCACCGGGGATGAAACAGGATGACATGAATATTCAGTTGAAAGACGGAGTACTGACCATTACCGGTCAGAAACAGGAAGAGAAAGAAGAAAAAGATCGTCACTATTATCGGGTCGAACGCAGCTATGGGTCATTCTGTCGAACCCTGGCTGTACCTCATGATGTGATTGAGGAAGAAATTCAGGCCAGCATGAAAGACGGCGTACTGAAGCTGACCCTGCCTCGCCGGGAAGGGGTGGAAGAACACGACGTGAAAAAAATCGAAATTCACTGA
- a CDS encoding fumarylacetoacetate hydrolase family protein, with protein sequence MFEHRYTDNSLSGLMQGKILCVGRNYAEHAKELNNPVPQRPLLFIKPSTAATSLLQPFPIPQNKGAVHHELELALLITRPLTRASEEEAVAAVGGIGLALDLTLRDVQDELKQKGQPWEVAKAFDGSCPLSGFVKVDHFDASREEVFTLHRNGKLQQHGRSSDMIFKIPMLLSYMSHTFTLLPGDVVLTGTPAGVGPLQSGDELRCSLEDRFTLETRVL encoded by the coding sequence ATGTTTGAGCATCGCTATACCGATAACAGTCTTTCCGGACTGATGCAGGGAAAAATTCTATGTGTAGGACGTAACTACGCGGAGCACGCCAAAGAGCTCAATAATCCGGTACCACAACGACCGCTGCTATTTATCAAACCGTCGACTGCTGCCACGTCGCTGTTGCAGCCATTCCCGATTCCTCAAAATAAAGGTGCCGTGCATCATGAACTGGAGCTGGCATTACTGATTACCCGACCGCTGACGCGGGCTTCTGAGGAAGAGGCTGTTGCTGCTGTCGGTGGTATTGGTCTGGCCCTCGATCTGACCTTGCGGGATGTTCAGGATGAACTCAAACAAAAAGGTCAGCCCTGGGAAGTTGCCAAGGCATTTGATGGTTCCTGCCCGTTGTCCGGTTTTGTGAAGGTGGATCATTTTGACGCCAGTCGGGAAGAGGTCTTTACCCTGCATCGGAATGGCAAGTTGCAGCAACATGGCCGCAGCTCAGATATGATCTTCAAAATCCCCATGCTGCTGTCTTATATGAGTCACACATTTACCCTGTTGCCCGGGGATGTGGTTCTGACCGGAACACCGGCCGGCGTCGGGCCGTTACAGTCAGGTGATGAGCTGCGTTGCAGTCTGGAAGACCGGTTTACACTCGAAACCAGGGTGCTGTAA
- the radA gene encoding DNA repair protein RadA, with amino-acid sequence MAKAKLAFVCTDCGASFSKWQGQCAECKAWNTLTEFKEASGSKSRSVSFNGYSGQLSKSVQLLSEVDLADQPRFTSGMEEFDRVLGGGIVKGSVILVGGHPGAGKSTLLLQTMCVLAEQRSALYVTGEESLQQVALRANRLRLPVQKLKMLSETNVEAICQVAQELKPDIMVVDSIQVMHVPDVESAPGSVSQVREAAAWLTRFAKQTGSAVFIVGHVTKDGSLAGPKVLEHMIDCSIMLESSGDTRFRTLRGIKNRFGAVNELGVFAMLDSGMREVKNPSSIFLNRASEPAPGSLVTIIWEGTRPLLVEIQALVDESPFGNPRRVAVGQDSNRLAMLLAVLNRHGGVFTGDQDVFLNVVGGVRIGETGADLAVLLAILSSLRDRALPQDLVVFGELGLSGELRPVPSGQERVQEAIKHGFKRIILPAANKPKKVSEDVQLWPLESLQQVLEVIADL; translated from the coding sequence GTGGCAAAAGCAAAGTTGGCATTTGTCTGTACCGACTGCGGTGCCAGTTTCTCCAAGTGGCAGGGGCAATGTGCAGAGTGTAAAGCATGGAACACTCTGACGGAGTTTAAAGAGGCGTCTGGCAGTAAGAGCCGATCCGTCAGTTTCAATGGGTACTCTGGTCAGCTGTCCAAATCAGTGCAGCTGTTATCTGAAGTGGATCTGGCGGATCAGCCCCGTTTCACTTCGGGCATGGAAGAGTTTGACCGCGTGCTGGGTGGGGGAATCGTCAAAGGTTCCGTGATTCTGGTGGGGGGGCATCCGGGGGCCGGCAAGAGTACGCTGCTATTGCAGACCATGTGTGTGCTGGCAGAACAACGTTCTGCACTGTATGTCACCGGCGAGGAGTCGCTGCAACAAGTGGCTTTGCGTGCCAACCGCTTAAGGCTGCCGGTGCAGAAACTGAAGATGTTATCAGAGACCAATGTTGAAGCCATCTGTCAGGTGGCGCAGGAACTGAAGCCGGATATCATGGTGGTGGATTCTATCCAGGTCATGCATGTTCCGGATGTCGAGTCGGCACCGGGATCGGTCTCTCAGGTGCGTGAGGCGGCTGCCTGGCTGACGCGGTTTGCCAAGCAGACTGGCAGTGCCGTGTTTATTGTCGGTCACGTGACCAAAGATGGCTCGTTGGCAGGTCCAAAAGTGCTGGAACACATGATCGATTGCTCCATTATGCTGGAAAGTTCGGGAGATACCCGCTTCCGGACCCTGCGAGGCATCAAAAACCGTTTTGGTGCAGTCAATGAGCTGGGCGTGTTTGCCATGCTGGATTCCGGTATGAGAGAAGTCAAAAACCCAAGTTCCATTTTTCTCAACCGGGCCAGTGAGCCTGCTCCGGGGAGTCTCGTGACGATCATTTGGGAAGGTACTCGGCCGCTGCTGGTGGAAATCCAGGCGTTGGTGGATGAGAGCCCGTTTGGTAATCCCCGTCGGGTGGCTGTTGGTCAGGATAGTAATCGGCTGGCCATGCTGCTGGCGGTACTGAATCGGCATGGTGGTGTGTTTACTGGTGATCAGGATGTGTTTCTGAACGTCGTCGGTGGTGTTCGTATCGGTGAGACCGGTGCGGATCTGGCGGTATTGCTGGCCATATTGTCGAGTCTGCGTGACCGCGCCCTGCCGCAGGATCTGGTGGTGTTTGGTGAATTGGGTTTGTCTGGTGAACTGCGTCCTGTTCCCAGTGGTCAGGAGCGGGTACAGGAAGCCATTAAGCATGGCTTTAAACGCATCATTCTGCCTGCGGCCAATAAACCCAAGAAAGTCAGTGAAGATGTTCAGTTATGGCCATTGGAATCATTGCAGCAGGTGCTTGAAGTGATTGCCGATTTATAG
- a CDS encoding cyclic nucleotide-binding domain-containing protein — protein sequence MYFLGERPEYTEQLFNRIRKISRHLFADIPEPDEIISLAEVEDLYQQYGSDSLYLVAAGTIQGSYEGNTVIVYEEGDLIGLTNCYDLPSLTLTSEDQVELKKYDATRLLRFVTETRERQSIWTSYLVSINAVLTESYSRDLKSQTHLSTGFLHFSKGEVIIREGDDANDVYTIMQGRADVFVEGIKVGEVLRDEIFGAMAVFTSSKRSASVIAAEDCTVLAVPKNEFVSLIQNHPETTMTLIENMARCIISLNTQLADHVEADPSNNII from the coding sequence ATGTATTTTTTAGGTGAGCGCCCCGAATATACCGAGCAGCTCTTTAATCGGATTCGCAAGATCAGCAGGCATCTGTTTGCCGATATTCCCGAACCCGATGAAATTATCAGCTTGGCGGAGGTTGAGGATCTGTACCAGCAATATGGTTCTGATTCGCTCTACCTGGTCGCTGCCGGTACGATCCAGGGTAGTTATGAAGGCAATACCGTCATTGTCTATGAAGAAGGTGACCTGATAGGTCTGACCAACTGCTATGATCTGCCAAGTCTGACACTGACCAGTGAAGATCAGGTGGAACTGAAAAAATACGACGCCACCAGATTGTTACGGTTTGTCACCGAAACCAGAGAACGCCAGTCCATCTGGACATCTTATCTGGTTTCCATCAATGCCGTACTGACCGAGAGCTATTCCCGTGATTTAAAATCACAGACTCACTTGAGTACCGGTTTTCTGCATTTCTCCAAAGGTGAAGTCATTATCAGAGAAGGTGATGATGCTAACGATGTATACACCATTATGCAGGGGCGTGCTGATGTGTTTGTGGAAGGTATTAAAGTCGGTGAAGTATTGCGTGATGAGATTTTCGGCGCAATGGCAGTTTTTACCAGTAGCAAGCGCTCAGCGTCTGTGATCGCAGCTGAGGATTGCACCGTTCTGGCAGTTCCCAAGAATGAATTTGTGTCGTTGATTCAAAATCATCCGGAAACCACCATGACGCTGATTGAAAACATGGCCCGGTGCATCATTTCTCTGAACACTCAGCTGGCTGATCATGTGGAGGCTGACCCAAGCAACAATATCATTTAA
- a CDS encoding DNA polymerase II, producing the protein MPDQVNGFVLTRELIYQGDSQTLRFWLKPRDGTCQPLDITAEASVGFIRSEDIDRVKGVLRQQSFEADIRTLKLKDFNQQPMAGLYCRQWAQLRKITRALAKKGIRVWEDDIHPGDRYLMERFITAGVDVRWQERKVVLRPMEVRPEFDVLSLDIETSFWEPGTLPELYSIALASRKRQWVGWVRQQAQQQCSHGDAQAYDTVEQLFRAFLDQIEQINPDIIVGWNVVNFDLRILQQWADKLGLDFVIGRDQQMIRWFQPFDHRDQWRCDISGRVVLDGIDSLRTAFYQFDSYALDAVANEVLGRGKLLAGDHRAEAIEQLYREDTDQLVAYNLEDCVLVLDIFDQLKLLDFLVERSYLTGLSLDRIGGSAAAFSHLYLPRLHRNGYVAPSVGSQVLNFHSPGGYVMDSVPGIYQNVLVLDFKSLYPSIIQTFCVDPYGMAEALAGLSNDPLEGFDGALFDRQRHILPGLIRDLSARRDQAKLQKNQPLSQAIKIIMNSFYGILGSHLCRFYDPRLSSSITKRGHQILQQSKQWIEQMGYQVIYGDTDSVFVWIEKEVDHDQAMSIGKQLAHDLNLRWQQELLKRYQLDSYLEIQFETHYLRFLMPTIRGENTGSKKRYAGMIVDDQQQPKLVFKGLESVRSDWTALAKIFQQNLYRKVFLKQDYRQYVSEFVQSLFAGQSDDLLVYRRRLRKPVEQYQKNVPPHVQAARLWQQHYPNRRINRIEYVMTVNGVEPVEFQQSALDYDFYLEKQVRPIAEAIFMFTGDSFADLTEKQMPLL; encoded by the coding sequence ATGCCAGATCAGGTGAATGGATTTGTATTAACCAGGGAACTGATTTATCAGGGGGATAGTCAGACATTGCGTTTCTGGTTAAAACCCCGTGACGGAACCTGCCAGCCGCTGGATATCACGGCCGAAGCCAGTGTCGGATTCATCAGAAGTGAGGATATTGACCGGGTCAAAGGGGTATTGCGGCAACAGAGTTTCGAGGCCGATATCCGGACTTTGAAACTCAAGGATTTTAACCAGCAGCCCATGGCCGGGCTCTATTGCCGGCAATGGGCGCAGCTTAGAAAAATTACTCGGGCGCTGGCCAAAAAAGGCATACGGGTCTGGGAAGATGACATTCATCCCGGTGACCGTTATTTGATGGAGCGATTTATCACTGCCGGTGTTGATGTTCGCTGGCAGGAACGCAAAGTCGTGCTCCGGCCAATGGAAGTTCGCCCTGAGTTCGATGTTTTATCGCTGGACATTGAAACCAGCTTCTGGGAGCCGGGAACTCTGCCTGAACTGTACTCAATTGCGCTGGCCAGTCGGAAGCGGCAGTGGGTGGGCTGGGTGCGTCAGCAAGCGCAGCAGCAATGCAGTCACGGTGATGCGCAGGCATATGACACTGTAGAGCAGTTATTCAGAGCGTTTCTGGATCAGATTGAACAAATAAATCCAGACATCATTGTTGGTTGGAATGTGGTTAATTTTGACCTGCGGATTTTACAGCAATGGGCAGATAAGCTCGGTCTTGATTTTGTGATTGGTCGTGACCAGCAGATGATTCGTTGGTTTCAGCCGTTTGATCATCGCGATCAATGGCGCTGTGATATTTCCGGACGAGTGGTGCTGGATGGTATCGACTCACTACGTACAGCTTTTTATCAGTTTGACAGTTATGCACTCGATGCCGTTGCCAATGAGGTGTTGGGGCGAGGCAAGTTGCTTGCGGGAGATCATCGGGCCGAGGCAATTGAACAACTCTATCGTGAGGATACTGACCAACTGGTCGCTTATAACCTGGAAGACTGTGTGCTGGTGCTGGATATCTTCGATCAGTTAAAACTGCTCGATTTTCTGGTGGAACGCAGTTATCTCACGGGTTTGTCGCTGGATCGTATTGGTGGCAGTGCGGCCGCATTCAGCCATTTGTACCTGCCACGACTGCATCGTAACGGTTACGTGGCTCCAAGTGTCGGTTCCCAGGTATTGAACTTTCATAGTCCGGGGGGCTATGTGATGGACTCAGTACCGGGAATTTACCAGAACGTCCTGGTGCTGGATTTCAAGAGTCTGTATCCCAGCATTATTCAGACATTCTGTGTTGATCCTTATGGTATGGCCGAAGCGTTGGCGGGTCTGAGTAATGATCCTCTGGAGGGTTTCGACGGTGCTCTGTTTGATCGTCAGCGACATATCCTGCCGGGTTTGATCAGAGATCTTTCGGCTCGACGGGATCAGGCAAAACTGCAAAAAAACCAACCCTTGTCCCAGGCGATCAAAATTATCATGAATTCTTTTTACGGCATACTGGGGTCTCATTTATGCCGATTTTATGATCCGCGTCTGTCCAGCTCCATTACCAAAAGGGGCCATCAGATTCTGCAGCAGAGCAAGCAGTGGATAGAACAGATGGGCTATCAGGTGATTTACGGTGATACCGATTCAGTGTTCGTCTGGATTGAAAAAGAAGTCGACCACGATCAGGCGATGTCCATCGGCAAACAGCTGGCTCACGATCTGAATCTGCGCTGGCAACAGGAGTTATTGAAACGCTACCAACTGGACAGTTATCTGGAGATACAGTTTGAAACCCACTATCTGCGCTTTCTGATGCCGACCATCCGGGGAGAAAATACCGGCAGTAAAAAGCGTTACGCAGGCATGATCGTGGATGACCAGCAGCAACCCAAACTGGTTTTCAAGGGATTGGAATCGGTTCGTTCTGACTGGACCGCGCTGGCCAAAATTTTTCAGCAGAATCTTTATCGTAAGGTGTTTCTCAAACAGGACTATCGGCAGTATGTCAGTGAGTTTGTACAGAGTCTGTTTGCAGGCCAAAGTGATGACCTGCTGGTCTATCGCCGGCGTCTGCGCAAGCCGGTTGAACAATATCAAAAAAATGTTCCGCCTCACGTCCAGGCCGCGCGGTTATGGCAGCAGCATTATCCCAACCGGCGGATCAACCGGATTGAATATGTCATGACTGTGAATGGTGTAGAGCCAGTGGAGTTTCAGCAATCGGCACTGGATTATGATTTCTATCTGGAGAAACAAGTTCGCCCTATTGCGGAAGCGATTTTTATGTTTACCGGAGATTCGTTTGCAGATCTGACAGAGAAACAAATGCCACTGTTGTAA